The Verrucomicrobiales bacterium sequence TCCGGCGGATGGTTGGATGAAGGTCGCTTTCCGCGGCCTAATCGTTGCGCGGAATAAATGCCGGCATGGCCGCTGGCGAGGTAGGCCACGAAGCAGGCGAGTCCGAGATACAGTCCGTGCTCCTTTCCAAAGAGCTCCATTCCCATGATGGCGCAGGCCAGGGGAGTGTTGCTGGCCGCGGCGAACACGGCCACGAAACCCAATCCGGCGAAAAGATCGATGGGGGCGTTGAACCAGCCGCCCAGGGTGTTCCCGAGCGCGGCACCGATGAAGAACAGGGGAGTGACTTCCCCGCCTTTAAATCCGGCGCTGAGAGTGACGGCGGTGAACAAGAGCTTCCAGGCCCAGCTCCACGGGTGGGCTCCTCCGGCTTGGAAAGAGGACAAGATGCTCACCTCGCCCGGAACCGGGCTGCTGACGCCCAGTCCCAGATAGCTGCGGTCGTGAATGACGAAAGTCAGGCCGATCACGATCAGCCCACCGACAACCGGGCGCCATAACGGCTGAGTCAGCCAGCGTTGAGACTGCTTCCCTAGGAAGTGCATCGCCTCCACAAACAGTCGGCTGGCCAGCCCGAAGCACATTGAGGCGAGCACAATCTTAATGGCCAACATCATGTGAAACTGCCAGGGGGGAATGCTGTGAGCTGCCGAAGGCGGACCGCTCAACAAGC is a genomic window containing:
- a CDS encoding voltage-gated chloride channel family protein, whose protein sequence is MSPSSETAVPPGKRSLVLLETLWALPVAILTGSASALFLWSLDHVTRLRFAFPWLLFGLPLAGAAMIWAYRRFGDNADQGTNLILKQVHEPSGAVPARLAPFILLSTLLTHLCGGSAGREGTAVQMGGGIAGGLVRWCRMPRTIEPHVLLAGMAAGFGAVFGTPLAGAVFAIEVSIIGRLRWAAVLPCLVAGFVGDATCTAWGIHHTPYAIASLLSGPPSAAHSIPPWQFHMMLAIKIVLASMCFGLASRLFVEAMHFLGKQSQRWLTQPLWRPVVGGLIVIGLTFVIHDRSYLGLGVSSPVPGEVSILSSFQAGGAHPWSWAWKLLFTAVTLSAGFKGGEVTPLFFIGAALGNTLGGWFNAPIDLFAGLGFVAVFAAASNTPLACAIMGMELFGKEHGLYLGLACFVAYLASGHAGIYSAQRLGRGKRPSSNHPPETTLAEWRSAKK